The following proteins come from a genomic window of Streptomyces sp. Sge12:
- a CDS encoding PhzF family phenazine biosynthesis protein has product MNDLDVLRVFCAGDGRFGNLLGVVRDGRTCPDDTSRQALAAELGYSETVFVDDPERGVVDIRTPGTRMSFAGHPLVGAAWLLDVEELQPPAGSVWARDDGEFTWITARPEWVEGKRTEQYASVAEVEALPAPPPGEGWLYAWAWEDEAAGRVRARGFPRRPDGIIAEDEATGSAAILLTAQLNRALNITQGAGSQILTAPGPDGTVEIGGRVRFAPHPA; this is encoded by the coding sequence GTGAACGATCTCGACGTGTTGAGGGTCTTCTGCGCGGGTGACGGCCGGTTCGGCAATCTGCTCGGTGTCGTGCGCGACGGCCGGACCTGCCCCGACGACACGTCGCGGCAGGCCCTGGCCGCCGAACTCGGCTACAGCGAGACGGTGTTCGTCGACGACCCCGAGCGCGGGGTCGTCGACATCCGCACCCCCGGCACGCGGATGTCCTTCGCGGGGCATCCGCTGGTGGGGGCCGCGTGGCTGCTGGACGTCGAAGAGCTCCAGCCGCCCGCCGGATCCGTATGGGCCCGCGACGACGGGGAGTTCACCTGGATCACGGCCCGCCCCGAGTGGGTCGAGGGCAAGCGCACCGAGCAGTACGCATCCGTCGCCGAAGTCGAGGCGCTGCCCGCCCCGCCGCCCGGCGAGGGCTGGCTCTACGCCTGGGCCTGGGAGGACGAGGCCGCCGGCCGCGTGCGCGCCCGGGGCTTCCCGCGCCGCCCCGACGGGATCATCGCGGAGGACGAGGCCACCGGCTCGGCGGCGATCCTGCTGACCGCCCAGCTCAACCGCGCCCTGAACATCACCCAGGGCGCCGGCTCCCAGATCCTCACCGCTCCCGGCCCGGACGGCACGGTGGAGATCGGCGGCCGCGTCCGCTTCGCCCCGCACCCGGCCTGA
- the npdG gene encoding NADPH-dependent F420 reductase: MTSSDNTQKPPVKDPWELPDVSGLVVGVLGGTGDQGRGLAYRLARAGQKVIIGSRAADRARTAAEELGLGVEGADNAECARRSDIVIIAVPWEGHAKTLEALREDLAGKLVVDCVNPLGFDKQGAYALQVEEGSAAQQAAALLPDSRVTAAFHHLSAVLLQDESIDEIDTDVMVLGEARADTDIVQALAARIPGMRGVFAGRLRNAHQVESLVANLISTNRRYKAHAGLRITDV, encoded by the coding sequence ATGACTTCCTCAGACAACACGCAGAAGCCGCCGGTCAAGGACCCGTGGGAGCTGCCGGACGTGTCCGGCCTCGTCGTCGGCGTCCTCGGCGGCACCGGAGACCAGGGCCGCGGCCTGGCCTACCGGCTCGCCAGGGCCGGCCAGAAGGTGATCATCGGCTCCCGCGCCGCCGACCGCGCGCGGACCGCGGCCGAAGAGCTCGGCCTCGGCGTCGAGGGCGCGGACAACGCCGAGTGCGCGCGCCGCAGCGACATCGTCATCATCGCGGTGCCGTGGGAGGGCCACGCCAAGACCCTCGAAGCGCTCCGCGAGGACCTCGCCGGCAAGCTCGTGGTGGACTGCGTCAACCCGCTGGGCTTCGACAAGCAGGGCGCGTACGCCCTCCAGGTCGAGGAGGGCAGCGCCGCCCAGCAGGCCGCCGCCCTCCTCCCGGACTCCCGCGTCACGGCGGCCTTCCACCACCTCTCGGCCGTCCTGCTCCAGGACGAGTCGATCGACGAGATCGACACCGACGTGATGGTCCTCGGCGAGGCCCGCGCCGACACGGACATCGTCCAGGCCCTGGCCGCCCGCATCCCGGGCATGCGCGGCGTCTTCGCCGGCCGCCTGCGCAACGCCCACCAGGTCGAGTCCCTGGTGGCCAACCTGATCTCCACGAACCGCCGCTACAAGGCCCACGCGGGCCTGCGCATCACAGACGTCTGA
- a CDS encoding HtaA domain-containing protein, producing MPRPVRTFAVALLAALLGALLPATAARAGTVQGGRLDWGIKSSFQSYVTGPMAKGSFKLKSGAATVGGSLFRFHSANGSYDPDSGAFEASYSGGVTFQGHQKPDGVYELDMTISRPTVKISGGRGTLYVDVSSRAKDSGAVTNQSQVAFASLGVGGINMKGGASPLILTNLPATLTAEGAKAFAGYYGAGTQLDPVSLSADVKSAPAAAPPPSATAQPSAGAEATQAPGAFADAAVDWGVRRTFREYVTGSIGQGKWVLAEGAQDGGALFRFPQGKGSFDGAKGTLDAAFAGTVRFTGAHLDLTLGKMGVKVENGKGVLSADVTTGGRTKNAVPLVEFDAKGLKTEGGLATLTEAPATLTEGGSQAFNSMYKAGTEMDPVSLAVALDSTARLPALPDLGSTAPPAAASASPSAAPAPVAKDAESSGTALLIALAVAVLVLAGGGAHLVVRKRRTAPASTAGSGPDAAGPVDAPTDAPR from the coding sequence ATGCCCAGACCCGTCCGTACGTTCGCCGTCGCCCTGTTGGCGGCCCTGCTGGGCGCTCTGCTCCCGGCGACCGCCGCTCGGGCGGGCACCGTACAGGGGGGTCGACTCGACTGGGGCATCAAATCGTCCTTCCAGAGTTATGTCACGGGTCCAATGGCGAAAGGCAGTTTCAAGCTGAAGAGCGGGGCCGCCACGGTGGGCGGCAGCCTGTTCCGTTTCCACTCCGCGAACGGCTCCTACGACCCGGACTCCGGCGCCTTCGAGGCCTCCTACTCGGGCGGGGTGACCTTCCAGGGCCACCAGAAGCCCGACGGTGTGTACGAGCTGGACATGACCATCAGCCGCCCGACCGTGAAGATCTCCGGCGGCCGCGGCACCCTGTACGTGGACGTCTCCAGCAGGGCCAAGGACAGCGGCGCGGTCACCAACCAGTCGCAGGTCGCCTTCGCCTCCCTCGGCGTCGGCGGCATCAACATGAAGGGCGGCGCAAGTCCGCTGATCCTCACCAACCTTCCCGCCACCCTGACCGCGGAAGGCGCCAAGGCCTTCGCCGGCTACTACGGCGCCGGTACCCAGCTCGACCCCGTCTCCCTCTCCGCCGACGTCAAGTCCGCCCCGGCCGCCGCGCCCCCGCCGTCGGCGACCGCGCAGCCGAGTGCCGGTGCCGAGGCCACGCAGGCGCCGGGAGCCTTCGCCGATGCCGCCGTCGACTGGGGGGTGCGCCGCACCTTCCGCGAGTACGTCACCGGCTCGATCGGCCAGGGCAAGTGGGTCCTCGCCGAGGGCGCCCAGGACGGCGGCGCGCTGTTCCGCTTCCCCCAGGGCAAGGGCTCGTTCGACGGCGCGAAAGGCACGCTCGACGCCGCCTTCGCCGGTACGGTCCGGTTCACCGGCGCCCATCTGGACCTCACGCTCGGCAAGATGGGCGTGAAGGTGGAGAACGGCAAGGGCGTCCTGTCCGCGGACGTCACCACCGGCGGCCGGACGAAGAACGCCGTCCCGCTCGTCGAGTTCGACGCCAAGGGCCTGAAGACCGAGGGCGGGCTCGCCACCCTGACCGAAGCCCCGGCCACCCTCACCGAGGGCGGCTCCCAGGCCTTCAACTCCATGTACAAGGCCGGCACCGAGATGGACCCCGTCTCGCTCGCCGTCGCCCTGGACTCCACCGCTCGGCTGCCCGCCCTGCCCGACCTGGGCTCGACGGCCCCGCCCGCCGCCGCGTCCGCGTCGCCGTCCGCCGCGCCCGCCCCGGTCGCGAAGGACGCGGAGTCCTCCGGTACCGCGCTGTTGATCGCCCTCGCCGTGGCCGTACTGGTCCTGGCCGGCGGCGGTGCCCACCTGGTCGTGCGCAAGCGGCGTACGGCCCCGGCCTCGACCGCCGGCTCCGGCCCGGATGCCGCAGGTCCCGTGGACGCGCCCACCGACGCGCCCCGCTAG
- a CDS encoding heme/hemin ABC transporter substrate-binding protein, with protein sequence MPTPAASYRFPRLAVAVAALALALTACGGTATTPGSTAPGAAAVPDRVEPLAPAPQPALPVTVPSVDGAQVTITSADRVVPLSGSLNEIVHTLGLGRQVVARDITATFEQAAQLPVVTRGHDVSAESVLSLRPTLVIAETTSGPAEAIQQIRDAGIPVLVIAPAKGLDDVPKRIDAVAAALGVKEAGTQLNQRTADRIATVRKDIPAASGKKPRVAFLYLRGTASVYLLGGSDSGAASLLEAAGAVDTGKDSGLGKDFTPITSEALAAAAPDAILVMSKGLESVGGVDGLVKIPGVAQTPAGMDRRVLTVDDGVLLNYGPRTDQVLSSLVTQLYNKGA encoded by the coding sequence GTGCCTACGCCCGCCGCGTCATACCGCTTTCCCCGTCTCGCCGTTGCCGTGGCAGCACTGGCACTCGCGCTGACGGCCTGCGGAGGTACGGCCACCACCCCGGGCTCCACGGCCCCCGGTGCAGCCGCGGTCCCGGACCGGGTGGAACCACTCGCTCCGGCGCCGCAGCCCGCACTGCCGGTCACCGTGCCCTCGGTCGACGGCGCCCAGGTCACCATCACGTCCGCGGACCGGGTCGTTCCGCTGAGCGGCAGCCTCAACGAGATCGTCCACACCCTGGGCCTCGGCCGGCAGGTCGTCGCCCGGGACATCACGGCCACCTTCGAACAGGCCGCCCAGCTGCCGGTGGTGACACGTGGCCACGACGTCTCCGCCGAGAGCGTCCTGTCGCTGCGCCCGACCCTCGTCATCGCGGAGACCACCAGCGGTCCGGCAGAAGCGATCCAGCAGATCCGCGACGCGGGCATCCCCGTACTCGTCATCGCCCCCGCCAAGGGGCTGGACGACGTCCCGAAGCGGATCGACGCGGTGGCCGCCGCGCTCGGCGTCAAGGAGGCCGGCACGCAGCTGAACCAGCGCACCGCCGACCGGATCGCCACCGTCCGCAAGGACATCCCGGCCGCCTCCGGCAAGAAGCCCCGGGTGGCGTTCCTCTACCTCCGCGGCACCGCCTCCGTCTACCTGCTGGGCGGTTCGGACTCCGGCGCCGCCTCCCTGCTGGAGGCCGCCGGCGCGGTCGACACCGGCAAGGACTCCGGACTCGGCAAGGACTTCACCCCGATCACCAGCGAGGCCCTGGCGGCCGCCGCCCCCGACGCGATCCTCGTCATGTCCAAGGGCCTCGAATCGGTCGGCGGCGTCGACGGCCTGGTGAAGATCCCGGGCGTCGCCCAGACCCCGGCCGGGATGGACCGCCGGGTGCTCACGGTCGACGACGGCGTCCTCCTCAACTACGGCCCGCGCACCGACCAGGTCCTCTCCTCCCTGGTCACCCAGCTCTACAACAAGGGCGCCTGA
- a CDS encoding site-2 protease family protein, with the protein MGHQGSRGERRISSVFLGIVAIMAVTGWAVWTGYSASAGLAVFLFVTSAWIVSLCLHEYAHARTALHGGDLTVGAKGYLTLNPLKYTHALLSIVLPVVFVILGGIGLPGGAVFIERNRIQGRWKHSLISAAGPLTNVAFAVVCTAPFWLGALDGVPLAFRYALAFLAMLQVTAAILNFLPVPGLDGYGVIEPWLSYRVRREVEPLAPFGLLAVFALLWIPGVNAFFFGAVDGLMSALGVSDLETYCGRDLYSFWRDTDGFCAVPQD; encoded by the coding sequence ATGGGTCATCAGGGCAGCCGCGGCGAGCGGCGGATCAGTTCGGTATTCCTCGGCATCGTCGCGATCATGGCCGTCACCGGATGGGCGGTGTGGACCGGGTACTCGGCGAGCGCCGGCCTGGCCGTGTTCCTCTTCGTGACCTCGGCGTGGATCGTCTCCCTGTGCCTGCACGAGTACGCGCACGCCCGCACCGCCCTGCACGGCGGCGACCTCACGGTGGGCGCCAAGGGCTACCTGACGCTGAATCCGCTCAAGTACACGCACGCGCTGCTCAGCATCGTGCTGCCGGTGGTCTTCGTGATCCTGGGCGGCATCGGCCTGCCCGGCGGCGCGGTCTTCATCGAGCGCAACCGGATCCAGGGCCGCTGGAAGCACAGCCTCATCTCGGCGGCGGGCCCGCTGACCAACGTGGCCTTCGCCGTGGTGTGCACGGCCCCGTTCTGGCTGGGCGCCCTCGACGGGGTGCCGTTGGCCTTCCGCTACGCGCTCGCGTTCCTCGCGATGCTCCAGGTCACGGCGGCGATCCTGAACTTCCTGCCGGTCCCGGGCCTCGACGGCTACGGGGTCATCGAGCCCTGGCTGTCGTACCGGGTGCGCCGCGAGGTGGAACCGCTGGCACCGTTCGGCCTGCTGGCCGTGTTCGCGCTGCTGTGGATCCCGGGGGTCAACGCGTTCTTCTTCGGCGCGGTGGACGGCCTGATGTCGGCACTGGGCGTCTCGGACCTGGAGACGTACTGCGGCCGCGACCTCTACAGCTTCTGGCGCGACACGGACGGCTTCTGCGCCGTCCCGCAGGACTAG
- a CDS encoding biliverdin-producing heme oxygenase — MDAFSTVIRVASHEQHTEAETSTFMSDLLGGRLGVEAYTRYTEQLWFVYRALEDAAESLRNDPVAGPFIQPELMRVAEIERDLAHLVGPDWRENAVALPATRAYADRVAQCAAEWPGGYVAHHYTRYLGDLSGGQIIRDKAERTWGFERKGDGVRFYVFADISNPAAFKRTYRELLDAIAADDLEKQRIIDECKRAFDFNGAVFRELGEQFPLSA, encoded by the coding sequence TTGGACGCCTTCTCTACGGTCATCCGCGTCGCCTCGCACGAGCAGCACACCGAGGCGGAGACGTCGACCTTCATGAGCGATCTGCTGGGTGGACGGCTCGGAGTGGAGGCGTACACGCGCTACACCGAGCAGCTGTGGTTCGTGTACCGGGCTCTGGAGGACGCGGCCGAGTCCCTGAGGAACGACCCGGTGGCCGGCCCCTTCATCCAGCCGGAACTCATGCGCGTCGCCGAGATCGAGCGCGACCTCGCCCATCTGGTGGGCCCCGACTGGCGCGAGAACGCGGTGGCCCTGCCCGCGACGCGTGCGTACGCGGACCGGGTGGCCCAGTGCGCCGCCGAGTGGCCGGGCGGGTACGTCGCCCACCACTACACCCGCTACCTGGGCGACCTCTCCGGCGGCCAGATCATCCGCGACAAGGCCGAACGCACCTGGGGCTTCGAGCGCAAGGGCGACGGCGTCCGGTTCTACGTCTTCGCGGACATCTCCAACCCGGCGGCCTTCAAGCGGACCTACCGCGAGCTGCTCGACGCCATCGCCGCGGACGACCTGGAGAAGCAGCGCATCATCGACGAGTGCAAGCGCGCCTTCGACTTCAACGGCGCGGTCTTCCGCGAGCTGGGCGAGCAGTTCCCGCTCAGCGCGTAA
- a CDS encoding HtaA domain-containing protein: MSSIRRPISLAAAVLTAAALGATVYTLPAGAAGGPPTDPMKITGGTLDWGVLASYRAYVTGMAKGTITVADGAKQNEDGTLRFVEPTGVYEPANGHVVKAAFKGSVTFSSPAPPTGHGFEVKLSDIRMDTGTKKLTADVTKGGTTTQDVPMATVAFAGQSMTNLATTLTQEAADALGSPGYKDKPGDPLNAKLEFEKPAPEPTPENTTKNPTPPADDTQKVLSGKLTWGVKESFRKYVLSAGSITPAGGAAKNGDTFDFAFGKGDLDVKKQKLNASFEGNLRFQYAAHGIDMTFGNPRVEATGKTGTLYVDVKNGSGTKAGLRFATLDLSKADYKTKNGVLALNGVPAAFTAEGAAAFANDTTGSMYKAGDAIDPLTFAVAVDKDATLPSTGGTTGGSNGGTTGGSNGGTTGGTTGGTTGGTTGGTGGTVGGGSSTVGGNLADTGAGIPAGALLTTSGAVIAAGAGAVYFARRRRTAQS; this comes from the coding sequence ATGTCGTCCATCCGACGCCCGATCTCCCTCGCGGCCGCCGTCCTGACCGCCGCCGCGCTCGGCGCCACCGTCTACACCCTGCCGGCCGGCGCCGCGGGCGGCCCGCCCACCGACCCGATGAAGATCACCGGTGGCACCCTCGACTGGGGCGTCCTCGCGAGCTACCGCGCCTACGTGACCGGCATGGCCAAGGGCACGATCACCGTCGCGGACGGCGCCAAGCAGAACGAGGACGGCACCCTGCGCTTCGTCGAGCCGACCGGCGTGTACGAGCCGGCCAACGGGCACGTGGTGAAGGCGGCCTTCAAGGGCAGCGTCACCTTCTCCTCGCCCGCCCCGCCGACCGGCCACGGCTTCGAGGTCAAGCTCTCGGACATCCGCATGGACACCGGTACCAAGAAGCTCACCGCGGACGTCACCAAGGGCGGCACGACCACCCAGGACGTGCCCATGGCCACCGTGGCCTTCGCCGGCCAGTCGATGACCAACCTGGCGACCACGCTCACCCAGGAGGCCGCGGACGCGCTCGGTTCGCCGGGCTACAAGGACAAGCCGGGCGACCCGCTCAACGCGAAGCTCGAGTTCGAGAAGCCCGCCCCCGAGCCCACCCCGGAGAACACCACCAAGAACCCGACCCCTCCGGCCGACGACACGCAGAAGGTGCTCAGCGGCAAGCTGACCTGGGGCGTCAAGGAGTCCTTCCGCAAGTACGTGCTGAGCGCGGGCTCGATCACCCCGGCCGGCGGCGCCGCCAAGAACGGCGACACCTTCGACTTCGCCTTCGGCAAGGGCGACCTCGACGTCAAGAAGCAGAAGCTGAACGCCTCCTTCGAGGGCAACCTCCGCTTCCAGTACGCGGCGCACGGCATCGACATGACCTTCGGCAACCCCCGCGTCGAGGCCACCGGCAAGACCGGCACCCTCTACGTGGACGTCAAGAACGGCTCCGGCACCAAGGCGGGCCTGCGCTTCGCCACGCTCGACCTGTCGAAGGCCGACTACAAGACCAAGAACGGCGTCCTGGCGCTGAACGGGGTCCCGGCGGCCTTCACGGCCGAGGGCGCGGCGGCCTTCGCCAACGACACCACCGGCTCCATGTACAAGGCGGGCGACGCGATCGACCCGCTCACCTTCGCCGTGGCGGTGGACAAGGACGCCACCCTGCCCAGCACGGGCGGCACCACCGGCGGCTCGAACGGCGGCACGACGGGCGGATCGAACGGCGGCACCACCGGCGGGACCACGGGCGGCACGACCGGCGGAACCACCGGCGGCACGGGCGGCACCGTGGGCGGCGGCTCCTCCACCGTCGGCGGCAACCTCGCCGACACCGGCGCCGGGATCCCCGCCGGAGCCCTGCTCACCACCTCCGGCGCGGTGATCGCGGCCGGTGCGGGCGCGGTGTACTTCGCGCGCAGGCGCCGCACGGCCCAGAGCTGA
- the map gene encoding type I methionyl aminopeptidase, translated as MSGQSLLVPGELSPVRSVPGNIRRPEYVGRPAPTPYTGPEVQTAETIEAMRIAGRIAAQAMEEAAKHIAPGVTTDELDRVAHEYMCDHGAYPSTLGYRGFPKSLCSSLNEVICHGIPDSTVLRDGDIVNLDVTAYIGGVHGDNNATYLCGEVDEESRLLVERTREALNRAVKAVKPGRQINIIGRVIESYAKRFGYGVVRDFTGHGINSSFHSGLIIPHYDSPHATTVIEPGMTFTIEPMLTLGTHEYDMWEDGWTVVTKDRKRTAQFEHTLVVTDSGAEILTLP; from the coding sequence ATGTCTGGCCAGTCGCTGCTCGTACCAGGCGAGCTCTCTCCCGTCCGTTCCGTTCCCGGAAACATCCGCCGGCCCGAGTACGTGGGCAGGCCCGCGCCCACTCCGTACACCGGACCGGAGGTGCAGACGGCCGAGACCATCGAGGCCATGCGCATCGCCGGCCGGATCGCCGCCCAGGCGATGGAGGAAGCCGCCAAGCACATCGCCCCGGGGGTGACCACCGACGAGCTGGACCGGGTCGCGCACGAGTACATGTGCGACCACGGCGCCTACCCGTCGACGCTGGGGTACCGGGGCTTCCCGAAGTCGCTGTGCTCCTCGCTCAACGAGGTCATCTGCCACGGGATCCCCGACTCGACCGTCCTGCGCGACGGCGACATCGTGAACCTCGACGTGACCGCGTACATCGGCGGCGTGCACGGCGACAACAACGCGACCTACCTGTGCGGGGAGGTGGACGAGGAGTCGCGGCTGCTGGTGGAGCGCACCCGCGAGGCGCTGAACCGGGCCGTCAAGGCCGTGAAGCCGGGCCGCCAGATCAACATCATCGGCCGGGTCATCGAGTCATACGCGAAGCGCTTCGGCTACGGCGTGGTCCGGGACTTCACCGGCCACGGCATCAACTCGTCCTTCCACTCCGGCCTGATCATCCCGCACTACGACAGCCCGCACGCCACCACCGTCATCGAGCCCGGCATGACCTTCACCATCGAGCCGATGCTGACCCTGGGCACCCACGAGTACGACATGTGGGAGGACGGCTGGACGGTCGTCACGAAGGACCGCAAGCGCACGGCGCAGTTCGAGCACACGCTGGTCGTGACGGACTCCGGCGCGGAGATCCTGACCCTTCCGTAG